CAATGGGGATACCAGTTTAACTACACCTGCGTAGTAACCGATGATGACACCTACGATCAATAGATAAAGACTGGTACCGGTCAAAATCTCGTGCATCAACTTACCCCATTGGGTTTTTTCGCCGGCGGCACCCGCGCGCGCCAGGACAGTACCGGTCACCAGCGCAGGAATTTCCATCAATGCCATAATCAGTACCATATAACCTTCGGAAGGCTCGTCTTTGGCGGCCAAGAAAGCGACACCCACCGCAAAAGTTACCGCGCTCACCGAACCGTAGTGCGCGGAGATAGCGCCCGCATCGGCTTGGGTGAATTTACCGATGAATCGTAAAATTGGATAAGCCGTCAGTGGAATAAGCGCGGCTAAAACAACCATCGAACCGGCGATGGGCAGCACTTCCATAATTTCGTACTTAGCCATTGATACACCGCCCTTAAAGCCGATGGCGATCAAGAGAAAGAGACTTAAGCTCTTATACAGAGCTTCGGGTATTTTTAGGTCTGATTTTATGACCCCTGCCAAGACTCCTGCGACAAAAAAGAAAACTACTGGTTGTATAGTAGTCATGCAACACTCCCTATTTTATTGATTATGTATATTCTGGTTTATGAAAAATTCTTCTTCAGCACCACTCAGAGTATTGCAAACTCGGAACTAAAAACAGCGCATCCCAGAAGTCATAAGATTTTTGGGAGATCCAATTCTTGCACCGAGATTTTATGAAACGTAACAACTTGGTTGAAGTATGTGACGATCAGAAATACCCTGCCTAGACCTGAAACCCGTGACTGAATTGCACTTCACGCAGAAACGTTAACACAGGAAATGTGAAGAATTCGTGAAGACAACACTTACTATTTATCAAGTTATTCAAGGGAAAATGATATGAAAAGTTGTCCCTTTTCCTGGTGTGCTATCGACTTCAATCGTCCAGCCGTAGTGATTGCAAATCCGTTT
The nucleotide sequence above comes from Gammaproteobacteria bacterium. Encoded proteins:
- a CDS encoding sodium-dependent bicarbonate transport family permease; protein product: MTTIQPVVFFFVAGVLAGVIKSDLKIPEALYKSLSLFLLIAIGFKGGVSMAKYEIMEVLPIAGSMVVLAALIPLTAYPILRFIGKFTQADAGAISAHYGSVSAVTFAVGVAFLAAKDEPSEGYMVLIMALMEIPALVTGTVLARAGAAGEKTQWGKLMHEILTGTSLYLLIVGVIIGYYAGVVKLVSPLDKMFMDLFMGVLAFFLLEMGLLASARLKAVLDKGIFIVAFGILFPLTAGMFGAYLGWLFGLSEGGTMLLAVLYASCSYIAAPAAMRIAVPDADPALSIGASLGVTFPFNIFIGVPIYWEMSHWFHGIAV